GGCTGTGACTATAGCCAGCTATGAAATGTTTTAACTTTTTACTATTTAGGatttaaattcaattattatatgTTAGTATATGGAACTTTTTGTAATAGTCGAATCTTGTTCTACTTTAATGGTTCTTAATGTGGTATTCCAATGAATAATTTGCTAATAGCTAATAGATTTCGCCTAATAGAGTAAGAGAACGGTGGctgatattttttttgttttccttcaaTATGATAGATGCCAAATGTTCAAAATTAATGTGAAATACGGCAATTTAGAAAGAAGATGTGGCAGCAATAATGGAACTATGGAAATAAGATAGTGGCCTTTATGatttctttttgaattcaaaaagagaaaaaggaaagtgTGGTGGTCTATGTTCTGCATTCTGGAACAAACATGTCTTAGTCTATCCACATGGCATTAAAGAATTTCAGAATCAAATTCTAGACTTGACCTACAACTGATACATTTACCACACTGGCTGATAATGTAAGCTTCAATTACAATTAAATGGACAGACTAGTAGATTGAATGACCAAAGAGGTTGAGCACTTGCTGTTTATAATACTCGGGAAAAGAACGACAAATGATCTTTGATCTGGTACTTCTTTTTCTGAAATACAAtgtaaaattaactcaaaaagaATTTGTTGACTTACAAAAGTTTggctatttatttgtttttgtttctcTACTGTTTATAGTTGAGAACTTATTGCTAACTCTAGTTTCTTTCTATTAGCTAGACTAGAATTTGTTTTTCACTgtcataatatttaaaaattaagtCCTAGGGGAGAAAACCACAGAAGAATCTCCCTAGCCAGAACTATTTCAATTCAACACCTTTTTCCCACAAAAACATTAAAAGGGATATACCCTCCTTTGAATATGCGTTACTGCAGGCAACTTGAGGAACAAAACTCATTCGCCCAAGTTACAATCACACGATCCGAGACTATATATCTACGACTGGCagctcaaaaaaaaattaaatttattaacCTAATCTAATTTACTATGAATAAAGAattaagaaggaaaaaaaaactaaaagtttACCATTCAAATAAGAAAGAAACTACTACTATATGTCTATATCTTCTTGGATATAAAAGACAAACTGCAATTACACCATTAGAAGGTAAATTCTGAACTGCACTCCCAAGTTTAATGCATATACATTCTTTATGTTTCAATTATGCAAAAACTTAAAAAGGAAAATCTAATCCCATTGAATTTCTCGATGGTATGTCCACTCAGATGGGTTTATTGTGGTTTTGCCATCCGCAAGAACTAAATCATAAGGTGAATCTTCTGCAAATTCTGTTGGCATGGATTTCCAGTATAAACTAGGTGTCCACTCAGCTTCCTTCAAAATCTTGATGATCTCTTCAACAACTATTTTACTTCCTGCCTCAGCCAAGTGAATCCCATCCCTGTTTAATTTATCAAAAAAACCAATTGAAGACATATTCAAACATGATCTAATGGAATTTGCAAAAGCCTCTTCCTTTATATTTTTGGATTCTCTACATGATATTGAGATTTGGAGTTATTCTAGTAAAACTATGCTACACACCACCAGTGCTTCTTCTGTGCATTCAGAAATATGGGGATCAAGGCACATTGAAATATTGAAGCAATCAGAGACTTGTGATTCTGGCAATGGAGAAATGATTGCCCTACAATCACTGAGACAATATTCTACCTTGTTTACCAATCAAGATTCCAGGACGCGGATATTGATGACTACCCCAAAAGAATACTGTCAAGTAGTGTAGTGAACATAACTCGGGATTCCGGAACAAACTACCAGAAATAAAATACTTTGACCAAGCAAGAACTTGTGTACCAGAGCCATCATGTATAAGCACTTTCATAAACAAATTCCAAGGGATATTTTCTGGGGTAATACAGAAAGCATAACTAGAGCCATGAGATAATGTTGGAATTCGTTATGATGGGTGTTGCTAATAAACAGCACACATCTAGTGTAGAAAGATTTCCCATGTGACAGCAGCAATTTAAGCTCTCATACTGAAGATCTCAAATCAGATCTTCCAAACAATCGCAGAAACCATATTTGAAGGCGCATATAAGTCTAGGACAAGACAATTAAATATAAAAGGGAAATTTTCATCTTCACAAAATACAATAAGATATAAAATTAACTGAAATTTAGGAAACAGAATAGATTAGACTATTGCAGATGTTCTCAATTTGGTACATATACAAAGCACACAACAGTTAGCTGGACTTACGTAAAGCAAGCAGTCAACCAATCTTCTCTTTTCTGAAGTGCTGTCCAAAGATCAACAACCTTCAGATTCATCTCTTTACACAGCTCTATACAGGCCTCCGAGTACTGTCGACACAACTCATTTGTCCGAACCAACTCACTGAAGTATGAACTGTTCGCAAAAACGATGACAAACTTGTCCAAGTAATAAGAAAAAGGGGGAAATGCAGTTCAAAGAATGAAACTTGGAAACAAGTTGataaaaaatgtaaaagataAGATGACACTGAGGATGGGCATTGCATTACCTTGTATTTTCACAAACTCTGGCCTCATCAACAGGTGGACAACTGAGAAAGATAATGCGAATATTCTCTGAGAGACTCTAATCACCCCCACCAAAGAGAAAACGAGAAGTAATCAGGGATCAATAATCACCGTAGTTTGTCTACATAAGTAAACCCAATTTATATAACTGAAATAATTTAAAGATTTCTGAAACATTATATCTTAAGGTCTTGTGGTTGTCTTGAACCAGCTAACCATTCATGTGTTTCcaaaaaaaaaggggggaaacCATGGCTCGAAAACAAAGAAAGAGGCAACTCCTGTAGTAAAATAAGCTACCTTGAGATGAGTTGCAATTATTCTCATGTTCTCGATGTACTCCGGAAGAGGTACATGAGGACCTAGTCCAGATGAATGAGGTCCCATTGAATCATTACCACCAAAATAAACAATCACCAATGTGGGCTGAACAGCTGCATCCTGGAAGAGGAAAACACCACCGAGAAATACAAAGTTAGTATACCGGAAGTGTTTTCCAATACCAGATATCCATATGAGATCTTAGCATGATTGCACAAAAAGACGGGTTTGCTATAGGAAATTCTTATTCCTCGTCCTTTTTCTGATAAGTAGTTCTCTTATCTCTATAGGACATTCTCAATTCTTTGAAACTCTCCATGATAAAGATCCAGGAAGAGACCTTTACGATCTTTTGATTTGTAGATGATGTGAACCAAAAGGTATTACTAAGTTCTAATGCAAAGCACTATTTCTTGCATATATTTTGTAGAAAATGTTGTTTGAACAGAAGTATTAACTATTAAGCATCCTTTTTACTGACAATCAAAGAAGAAATAAGGCAGAGGGAGCACCTAAGCACTTTATCTGACAAGCTATCCAACACTGGAGATATCGGGGAGAAGATGCAATACCTTTGGAAACACTTGATCAAGGACCTGTAGAGCACGTCTGGAGTTCCAACCATAGTAACCTCGCAATATTACGTCTGCCTACAATAGAGTACAAGGTATTACTCTCTATTCTCAACAAAGCCAAGACTCACTGCTTAAGTTAAAATAGCTGTGATATAAACTAGCTTGCCAAAATTCATTAGTGCATGAGACACAACTTTGTGAAAGAAGTACTTTTACAGTAAATGTTGAACCTGAAAAACCTTAACATAAGCACTCTGCAAAACAACAACAGGGCACTCAAATTTCCCTAGGTAATATGTAGTCTATACCAGAACGAACCAACCAAAGCAGTTTTGTAGTCATAAGATTCACATCAAATGAAACTTTCATCCGTTATATCTCGGGTAATAACTTCAAGGAAAATCACTTAACGGACAATGCTGGAAAGGCTAAGATTACAATGCTGAAAAAACCAGATATGCATAATTTAACATTCAAAATTCTatgatgaccaaaagaagaaatgtCTAGCAAGAATACCTACTATTGCAGATcagtaaaaagaaataaaagcattATGAGATGAGGATGCTTGATCTGGTAGTAATCTTCCTCTCGAGGCAgctatttcattaaaaaaaacgTGGCACCTCACTGGCTAACTGATATCAGAGTTCAGTGAAGTATAAGAAAGTTCAGAAGCACAAGACACTTTTCAAAAGTAATTTCTtaacatcatgaaaagaaagaatTGTAAGATTTTAAACAAAGTGTGGAAGTAGTTTGGTAATCATTGTGGATATCTATAATCCCGGGTTTATTCATTAGTAATAGAGTTATTTAGCCATTGGAAATGTAATTTGCTATAGTGTCTCTTTACTGTTAGACAACTAGGTTTATTTGTGATGCAAATAGTATTTGATTCACTTGAGAAAAGGATCTTAGATATTTGAGTATACTGGAAAACATACACACCCTGCAGCACAAAGACATATTTAATTACAACCTCATAATCTCAACTTAATGTGGGTATCAGTGCCCATAATCTACTAAGAATAATCACAGTTAGAACACACATTTTTAGGGAGACTCCTGTCACAGTCGAAGAGCTtcttcaacaaattttgtttcatttttaaGGCAACCAAAACTATGCAACTCAAGCAGGGGTGACTGACGACATTGTTGATAAAGTAATCTCCTTCCTCACTTTCAAGACAAATTGATATCCTAGCTTTTGATTTCTATGTTTTATAATTGGTGCATATAAATAAAATTGGTGCATTCTTCTTTTTATCTCAGATTAATTTTATTGAAGTAGTAAGGTTGTTTTTTCTAGCCAAAGGTGAAGCTTTTCCAAAGCCCTCACTATGGTGATCTAATCGGAATAAGTCTACCATTAAAACCAGAAAACAAGTGTATCAAAACAATATTGCTAAACAAAAAACTTCTTAGCCTCTTTCCTCTTTTCCGCCCTCTAGTTTCTTTGGACCTTTCCATAAACTAAAAAAATCTTGAATTTGGATACACTAATAGAAGTATAAACAGAacaaaaatgagaaattaaatCAAAAATGTATACTGAATTGATTCATAGAGTAATCACCAAGAACTGATCAAATATAAGAATCATCATGACTTACAAACAATTGAACAAAACACACACATTAACACGTAAAAGGCACACACAGAAAGGGAAACATACTTTACGAGCATAAATGTCGGAGAGAATGGAACCCCAACCGCCATTGCTGTAACTGATCTGAACAATGGAGGATCCAAATAGAACGAATTGTGGCCTCTGTGGTCCCACCATCACGACCTCAATTTCTCTACAGAGAGCGCTACGATCTTAGTTTGAGTGGGAAAACTGGCGGTGGCTTTGCTATTATGTAAAGTTCAAAGCGGTTTAATGCTTAAAATacggtgattttgtggcttttcCGTTACAAATAAATGTGGCACTTCCTGCCTTAGCTACAACTCTTCCCTCCCCGTCTTATTACAGTAGATAGTAGATTAATACGAAGTGGTTTTGAAAAAATTACTTTTGAATATAAGTATTTTGTGTTTGGTTAATCACTCTAAaaagtatttttgtataatttgtgtttgaccaaACCTTTTAGAAtgtgcttttaagtatcaaattacgaataaggacatgaatagatttacttaatagttaatattataagtaaataaataatcttaaaattttgttattacatgcaataattaaattcttttattttatttaagtaaaatatgaaaataaaattttaattattttaatataagttaaatataataaaaatcattcaacaaatataaaatcaTTCACCCTTAAAAGttactatatattagaaagatatcctaaaaataataaaaaaatatttatacattaatatcctaagtattaggtttaacggttattttggtatatactatattttgttaagagtatatttggtaagaagaaaagccaaaactaTTTCTGCTtatgcttttgggaagaagctatttttttctacttctcagaaactgtttctgcttctgctttttttttattctcaaaaaatatttatgcttcttcccaaaagcacttttcccccaaaaaaaaaaaaacttggccaaatacCTAAAGTTAGGgggaaaaagtgcttttgagaaaAAAAGCATTTTTGGCCTCTTGAGAAGCCTTATAGCCTGTTTTGCCAAGTTTCTGCCTTTTTTACAAGTATTTTTGTTAAAAGCACTTTTGGTgagaattaatttgaaaaatatttttgagcaaCAATTAatatttggccaagtttttaaaaagtgtttctaagtgtatttttctcaaaagcgcttttaaaaagtaattttgggaaaaaactacttttttcttgcttctgcttctactcaaaaatacctttttttcttttaaaagtttggccaaacactttaattttgaaaaaaaaaataatttttttgaagaagaaaaaagtgcTTCTGGTCctggagaagcttggccaaacatgctataactATTATTAGATTGTAGTGTAGTATTTTTCCAATTCGAATACAAAATATTATGTGATTAACTCCCTCCTACCATATTATATGATGATATTTGACTAGGTATAGTGCAtaagaaagaaggaaagaaagaaagaaagaatattaAAATCTGCAATCTAAAACAAATCATGAATATTTGTATGTCTAGAATTCTCTCGTTATGTTTTTAAATATAAAACGatatcacataaattgagacaaataaaataaatttttatatatacccTTCAAGAAATTTAAGAAAGAGTTTCGCATTCTTAGTAGGTCAGTATATACCGAGATAATGGTAATGTTTGGAATTGGCAAAAATGTCGCCCAAAATAAAAGTATCAAATTAATTAGGGCCGTGCAAAATTTGATAAATACCGAATTACTGTATCAAAATCGAAAATTTCGGTATTCgatatttggtttaagtttttaaaaacaattagtattaggtatggtatttggtattttaaaatgaaataccgaaataccaataccataccgaaatatatattatactattatacaatacatattttattaattataacataaatataagaaatctaaaattttactttcctttattctttaaattcatcaattaactctaagcaagtaacaagacatttctctaagttttctctctctaggttggtatttgctggttttggacaaaacttttgtcaacaaacgtttttagttttgtacttttgagtactttaattaagaatattaccgtttatgactctatgcactagttagtattcaaaccgaataaactgaagttaccgaaccgaataaaaATGTGACAGAGGCAGTAATCATACTATAATGCCAATATTGGTTTGTTCAGTTTTCTACCTACTTCAGTCCCATATTGCCAAATGACAAAATAAGAATATGATCTTCTTTATCATTTTTGTATATACACTGATATATTTACCTAGGCACTATTATCAATGTATTTTAACTTATTTATTATAGTGggttaataattatttttacctAGTTACTAATTAATGTTATCATGAAGAATTATTTTTTGACTATGTATAAGTTTAATTATATTACATAAATACTAAATTGTTGgtgcataaaatttaaattcgGAGTAGTAATTTACAAATTCGGAAATAAGAAATGATGTGAGTGTATATATtgaaataatgataatctttggaaatggcaaaaataacgctcaaaataaaatattatttgataCAATTGTGGGATAGATAAGGATATCTCAAGGCCGGGTTATACTCTTAGATTAACTATCTCACTTTCTAAAAGTATGATATTAAATTCAAATGTTAAAAAATATCATTCTTTGAAAGAAATCTAATGAGAAAATAATGAACGTAAAAAAATATGTTCTTTGGTTATTTGAAATATGTTTTAAATGGAGTAAAAGATTGAAATAagaaaaatgtgacaaatgcaGTTATacttcaatgtctttaattagtTTGTTGAATTCCCTACCTACTTCAGTTACATATTGTCAAACGGCAAACTAAGGAGTAACGACAAGGAAAATGTCCAACAGGAAACTGTTCACTGGTCCTTATAGCAGTAATTGTCGGAACAAAGCGAAAAAGCAATGGAGAATTCGTAATGAGATGGTCGAAACCTATTACCTTTAATTAAAAATTTCTGTGTTTGAgtcaacaaaataaaaaaaaattcaccacTTTTTTTTAAGGACCTACCTAATGCGTATTTGAATTAATTAGGTTTTAAATATCGGATGACtttaaaaaaggaaaattgaCATCGGATGACAACATATAATATGAATTTGACAAATTTTTGGCCTTAAATTACTTTTGGCAAAGACAGCCCAAAATAATTGGCATTGTGTAACCAAATTCTAGAAAACCTTACTTCCCTATTTATATTCTCTCATGACTCAATTGCATCTTCCCTAAAAATAGCACCAAATCCTAACCTCCTTCGCCTACTGCAATTTCAAAAACACTCTCTGCCTCGTCACTTTTTTAATCTGTTATGAACTTGAGAtcaggggtgtcaatggatatttaaaaactgACTAAATCGACCGAACCGTACCGTCCCGaatcgatttttaggtttcttttaataaaactgcaggtttttatataaatctataaccgtaccgataattagggttgattttttatttatgaaaataaaccgaaaaaataccgaaccgtaccgaataaatttataatatcaaaaatatattaatatattaagtttaaaaataattaagtattaaattttttcttgggTCTTGGAATTATGAAACAGTTAtgagccaacaagtaattaaactgaAAATCCTTATTTTCAAACCTATTATGTTACttctattgaaactaaattattacCATCATATTCACTAGCAAAAGACACAAGGTATTGTAGCGAtttacaatgtattgaatatgtttcctatCGTATGATTcggatttatttttttgaatatttaatcttataTAAACTTTATACTTGAGTCCGagtttggttaatatctttcGTATTTGCTTAGTGTCTTTTATACTATAGTAGAATAGTTGATgaatctatactctagccatctttcatgttttcttaattcatcaccttttaaactgtaaaaatgtctagagagttttgccaAGTCTTATAAAAGTATGTATGtaattgcattctacttctactagtgacttttacataacatttaaaaaaattaccgaaaagtaaccgaaccgtaccgataccgaagagaaaccgacatgatcgGGACGGttttgaaaagtctaattttggttatatataatagaataaccgaaaaattaatatagtataaattttataaaataatcggCCGAACAAAACCATTGACTCCCCTACTTGAGATCATTATTGAGAAGACAAATCAAATTGTAAACAAACAAAATGCAGAAATATACTTTTTTTGTTATTAAAAAATGCAGATATGTACTTACACGTAGCAGCACATGTATCATACATTTTGGGTCAATGCATTTTGATTGATGGATTCAtccttattttttttcctttccttttttcttttgttttttgattgaaaaatagttataattctcATATTGTATATTAATGTATTTCTAGCATCTATATTTGTTCATATCCATAAGAAATTATGTATTATACACTGAGATATACAAAGAAGAAAAGTAAAGTTTTGATAAATATTTTGATatacacaaaaaagaaaaataaaattatgatatATATTTTAGTATACACATTATTTGATGTGTTATACAttgtgatatacaaataatataattattttttgttatacACTTGGATATGTATTGATATAGAGACaacaataaaaatttaaaaaaatatatttataatctcatattttagatatacaaagaagaaaaataaaattttaatatacacAAAGATGTAAAATAAAATTGTGATATATATCTTGATATACACATTATTGTTGTGATATATATTTATTGGCTACTTgatattaatatttataattagGGCATGTTAATTATATGGGTACATTGTCACGCCATGCCAaaatcctttttttaaaaaaaatataaaagcagTGCACGGATGGTAGAGAAGTTAGTAGGCAGGCACCAAATTATAAGACGCGTCTGATTTTCTCAACTACCATTCTATCAACATTTAATGTGCATGTCTATAACTGTGCCTTCACTATCTCAATAAATAAATAGTTCAATCCTCAAACTGCATAAAACAGGTGGATATAACGTACCCCCACTTCCAAATTTAACCACAACCTAATATTATGTCATGTTCCCCAGGATATTTTACCAAAATGGTCAAAATTGGCTTgaaagagtttcaagaatataataatatatagGGGCTCAAAAAGAAAACTAAATTAATTAAGTCGATTTTCTAAATA
This DNA window, taken from Nicotiana tabacum cultivar K326 chromosome 4, ASM71507v2, whole genome shotgun sequence, encodes the following:
- the LOC107801027 gene encoding GDSL esterase/lipase WDL1, which gives rise to MVGPQRPQFVLFGSSIVQISYSNGGWGSILSDIYARKADVILRGYYGWNSRRALQVLDQVFPKDAAVQPTLVIVYFGGNDSMGPHSSGLGPHVPLPEYIENMRIIATHLKSLSENIRIIFLSCPPVDEARVCENTSSYFSELVRTNELCRQYSEACIELCKEMNLKVVDLWTALQKREDWLTACFTDGIHLAEAGSKIVVEEIIKILKEAEWTPSLYWKSMPTEFAEDSPYDLVLADGKTTINPSEWTYHREIQWD